Proteins encoded in a region of the Hypomesus transpacificus isolate Combined female chromosome 17, fHypTra1, whole genome shotgun sequence genome:
- the LOC124480107 gene encoding leucine-rich repeat-containing protein 38-like, with protein sequence MRLVQQRSVQYLRFIIILNLIDVTPFTVGCPDRCVCNDHLVVQCAEQNLTVFPSNIPLLTRKLIISNNRLVELPPLMLFYLSDLVHLDCSNNSLTWISDATFGNLRKLAYLDISFNNLIRIESRTFLPLVSLVMLRMTDNYGLSMIHPLAFKGNENLQLLDVSQNNLTVLDISILSNLPDLCYIAISGNPWNCGCENEELCIWANKEGFRFPDKEQAFCRSPPSMQEQRIDQVSLQMRSIHKPGLTFGYLFLIFCSMAQISVTMLLVTHFVMELSNCCHNLYSEDCDDDSSDGSNQDNGDFNSLLSVKSS encoded by the exons ATGCGCCTTGTCCAGCAGCGAAGCGTGCAATACTTGCGTTTTATAATAATTCTGAATCTAATAGATGTGACTCCGTTCACTGTTGGCTGCCCAGACCGCTGTGTGTGCAACGACCATCTGGTGGTTCAGTGCGCTGAGCAAAACTTGACAGTGTTTCCCTCCAACATCCCACTGCTCACGAGGAAGCTGATCATCTCAAACAACCGTTTGGTCGAGCTCCCGCCGCTGATGCTCTTTTACTTGTCCGATTTAGTTCATTTGGACTGCAGCAACAACTCTCTAACGTGGATATCAGATGCCACATTTGGGAATCTACGCAAACTTGCATACCTGGACATCTCTTTCAACAACTTGATCCGAATAGAAAGCAGGACATTCTTGCCGTTGGTGAGCCTTGTGATGCTTAGGATGACGGACAACTACGGCCTGTCCATGATTCACCCTCTCGCTTTCAAAGGCAATGAGAATCTTCAACTACTGGACGTAAGCCAAAATAACTTGACGGTGCTCGACATCAGCATCCTTTCTAACTTACCTGACCTGTGCTACATCGCCATCAGTGGAAACCCCTGGAACTGTGGATGCGAAAACGAGGAACTATGTATCTGGGCCAACAAGGAGGGATTCCGTTTCCCAG ataaAGAACAGGCATTCTGTAGAAGTCCACCTAGCATGCAGGAGCAGCGTATAGACCAAGTGAGTCTCCAGATGAGGTCCATCCATAAACCGGGACTTACATTCGGCTACCTGTTCTTGATTTTTTGCTCAATGGCCCAAATCTCGGTCACAATGTTACTGGTAACGCATTTTGTCATGGAGCTGTCCAATTGCTGCCACAACCTTTACTCGGAGGACTGTGACGATGACAGCAGTGATGGTAGTAACCAGGACAATGGGGATTTTAACTCCCTCCTGTCTGTGAAGTCCTCCTAA